The Deltaproteobacteria bacterium genome includes a region encoding these proteins:
- a CDS encoding TetR family transcriptional regulator has translation MHRAYAVRYSVRTWIVKGFMPGKRSAKSLTDARLTRERIVEIALELLGTSGPDGLSMRALADALGTAPMSLYRHVRSKDDLLSAIVAEALEGLDFDLPARGAWTDRVAAWMHSLRNHLRRSPKVVSILMQQGHYAPALLRATNTLLGILRAAGFEGRDAARACREIMWSTLGFVSAEIRGPTFSPSFYVQALRALDRGDGQPLRSEDVAEVAAHMPYLLTRDLDDVFSAIVRHLLAGLAAELAETAARVRPVGRRGGRAR, from the coding sequence TTGCACCGCGCGTACGCCGTACGCTACTCAGTACGCACCTGGATCGTCAAGGGTTTCATGCCCGGGAAACGCTCAGCGAAATCACTGACCGACGCGCGGCTGACGCGCGAGCGCATCGTCGAGATCGCCCTCGAGCTGCTCGGGACGAGCGGCCCCGACGGGCTCAGCATGCGCGCCCTCGCCGACGCCCTCGGAACGGCGCCGATGTCGCTCTACCGGCACGTGCGCAGCAAGGACGACCTCCTGAGCGCCATCGTCGCCGAGGCCCTCGAGGGTCTGGACTTCGACCTCCCCGCGCGCGGCGCCTGGACGGACCGCGTGGCGGCGTGGATGCATTCGCTGCGCAACCACCTCCGTCGGTCGCCCAAGGTCGTGTCGATCCTCATGCAGCAGGGTCACTACGCCCCGGCGCTGCTGCGCGCGACGAACACCCTGCTCGGCATCCTGCGCGCCGCCGGGTTCGAGGGCCGCGACGCCGCCCGTGCCTGCCGCGAGATCATGTGGAGCACGCTCGGCTTCGTCTCGGCCGAGATCCGCGGGCCGACGTTCTCGCCCTCGTTCTACGTCCAGGCGCTGCGGGCGCTCGACCGCGGCGACGGCCAGCCGCTCCGTTCCGAGGACGTCGCCGAGGTGGCCGCCCACATGCCGTACCTCCTCACACGCGACCTCGACGACGTATTCTCCGCGATCGTGCGGCACCTGCTGGCCGGCCTCGCGGCGGAGCTGGCCGAGACGGCGGCGCGGGTCCGGCCCGTCGGCCGCCGAGGCGGAAGAGCGCGCTG
- a CDS encoding SRPBCC family protein gives MWFEMRKEDLGFRDRAPVVHVAEAEVPAARVVVFMALVEPASWKHWFPNVRGVSYATPAPHGVGTVREANFSGTHWIEEMIAWDEPARWAWTVTRASVPFAKAQVESFELTEATGGTRVRWTLALEPRLLARLGSPLAARTIPRLFRRAMENLGAYLNRVPAGALPPGGR, from the coding sequence ATGTGGTTCGAGATGCGCAAGGAGGACCTCGGCTTCCGCGATCGAGCGCCCGTGGTCCACGTGGCCGAAGCCGAGGTGCCGGCCGCGCGAGTGGTGGTGTTCATGGCTCTCGTGGAGCCAGCGTCCTGGAAGCACTGGTTCCCGAACGTTCGAGGAGTGTCGTACGCGACCCCGGCGCCCCACGGCGTCGGGACGGTCCGCGAGGCCAACTTCAGCGGCACGCACTGGATCGAGGAGATGATCGCCTGGGACGAGCCCGCACGCTGGGCGTGGACGGTGACGCGCGCCTCGGTGCCCTTCGCGAAAGCGCAGGTCGAGTCGTTCGAGCTGACGGAGGCGACCGGCGGAACCCGCGTCCGCTGGACGCTCGCGCTCGAGCCACGCCTGCTCGCACGCCTCGGCTCGCCGCTCGCCGCCCGCACGATCCCCCGCCTGTTCCGGCGCGCGATGGAGAACCTCGGCGCCTACCTGAACCGCGTGCCGGCCGGCGCGCTGCCGCCAGGCGGCCGATGA
- a CDS encoding dihydrofolate reductase, with translation MSGRLRVLVQIRGALARRIAEALPDVEVLPIPSEGDLPPDVAGEVLLTLPWGSPNLARALGRGVRWVHALGTGVDAFPLHLLTDQTLTCSRGGSAIPIAEWVLAVMLAFEKHLPDAWIHAIPAERWGRMALGTLHGKTLGLVGLGGIGAAVAERALPFGMRVRACRRTAAPAPIPGVDVVGSLAELVASSDHVVLAAPSTPATRHLFDREIFAATKPGAHLVNVARGALVDQEALRAALDDGRVAMASLDAVEPEPLPEGHWMYGHPRVRLSPHVSWSMPGAAELLVEPFIDNLRRWRDGEPLTGVVDREAGY, from the coding sequence ATGAGTGGCCGGCTCCGGGTGCTCGTCCAGATCCGCGGCGCGCTGGCGAGACGTATCGCGGAGGCCTTGCCGGACGTCGAGGTCCTGCCGATCCCTTCGGAGGGCGATCTCCCTCCGGACGTCGCGGGCGAGGTGCTCCTGACCTTGCCCTGGGGGAGCCCCAACCTGGCCCGTGCACTCGGCCGCGGTGTCCGCTGGGTGCATGCCCTCGGCACCGGAGTCGACGCGTTCCCGCTTCATCTCCTCACCGATCAGACGCTCACCTGCTCGCGCGGCGGGAGCGCCATCCCGATCGCGGAATGGGTGCTGGCCGTGATGCTGGCGTTCGAGAAGCATCTTCCCGACGCCTGGATCCACGCCATTCCCGCCGAGCGCTGGGGCCGGATGGCCCTCGGCACGCTGCACGGGAAGACGCTCGGTCTCGTCGGCCTCGGCGGCATCGGCGCCGCCGTGGCCGAGCGCGCGCTGCCCTTCGGCATGCGAGTGCGCGCCTGCCGGCGGACGGCCGCTCCCGCACCGATTCCGGGCGTCGACGTGGTCGGGTCCCTCGCCGAGCTGGTGGCGTCCTCCGACCACGTGGTGCTCGCCGCTCCGTCCACGCCGGCCACCCGCCACCTCTTCGACCGCGAGATCTTCGCCGCGACGAAGCCGGGCGCTCACCTCGTCAACGTGGCGCGCGGCGCGCTCGTCGACCAGGAGGCGCTGCGCGCGGCACTGGACGACGGTCGGGTCGCGATGGCGTCGCTCGATGCCGTCGAGCCGGAGCCCCTGCCCGAGGGCCACTGGATGTACGGCCACCCGCGGGTGCGCCTCAGCCCGCACGTCTCCTGGTCCATGCCCGGCGCGGCCGAGCTGCTGGTCGAGCCCTTCATCGACAACCTCCGCCGCTGGCGCGACGGCGAGCCGCTGACGGGCGTGGTCGATCGCGAGGCGGGGTACTGA